A genomic segment from Spinacia oleracea cultivar Varoflay chromosome 3, BTI_SOV_V1, whole genome shotgun sequence encodes:
- the LOC110800415 gene encoding uncharacterized protein, whose translation MPEGQFDHSPGLLTVYPRIGGGRKPFKYFTMWKSSPVFNDTIQAAWNTQVSGRKMFMLVSKLKTVKIALKDLNKSGFSDVQAADLNAHHDMVAAQELMHANPTYQCLSNKELEAIQEYKIKHKAYLDFLSQKAKLAWIKAGDENTTLFHQSIKSRNIQNQVYSIHDKEGRWRDKPGEVSEAFIEYYKLLLGSVQESRTPVIKQAGCPNWSSVKAPGPDGFDVLHHGKLLKEVNHTVVTLIPKTKCPRNVGDFRPISCCNTLYKCITKVLCGRLRQVLPDLILENQGGFVHGRYSQYKGSAGPSEFLREMMECLEFPVQFVNIVMECVTTPMFSLMINGSMHGFFKSQRGLRQGDPISPLLFVICMEYLSRILQKMSALSQFQFHPRCKELFSNSSGLKANHQKPSIYCHGMSDGDVQRVVDASGFVRSTLPFKYLGVPICSKKISAAQCGVLVDKMTARIKLWSSRNLSYTARMQLVNSVLLSLYMYWTQIYVLPKSVLQDIVKICRAFLWSGHAYSSKPSSIAWERICCDKQSGGLGFRDVLLWNIASIGKYVWALATKQDNVWIKWVTSVYLKDGEWWDYQPNNTASWYWKQVCSTKEKLKMVFTEAEIGAMSKYSAKQVYNNLAGNRPKVHWDRLVWNRLNTPKHRFISWLAIQSRLQTTAKMAKIGISSSESCLICGQKDEDHHHLFFNCSYSKQCLVAMKAWLGINTTAVDLHQLYRSIKHGRHSKFRKQVYYAAIVALVYLIWRCRNTSLWDQLVPAVKVTVGTLKQTVKSRIQAILPKYVNRKDNSWFVSL comes from the exons ATGCCTGAAGGCCAGTTTGATCACTCACCTGGTCTATTGACTGTATATCCTAGAATTGGTGGGGGAAGGAAACCTTTTAAGTATTTTACAATGTGGAAGAGTTCTCCTGTTTTCAATGATACAATTCAGGCAGCTTGGAATACTCAagtaagtgggagaaaaatgttTATGTTGGTTAGTAAACTGAAGACAGTTAAGATTGCTCTAAAAGATCTTAACAAAAGTGGATTTTCTGATGTACAAGCTGCTGATTTGAATGCTCATCATGATATGGTAGCTGCTCAAGAGCTCATGCATGCAAACCCTACTTATCAATGTCTTTCTAACAAAGAGTTAGAAGCTATTCAGGAGTATAAGATCAAACATAAGGCTTATTTGGATTTTTTAAGTCAGAAGGCTAAGCTGGCATGGATTAAGGCTGGTGATGAGAACACAACCCTATTTCATCAAAGTATTAAAAGTAGAAATATTCAAAATCAGGTGTATAGTATACATGATAAGGAGGGGAGATGGAGAGACAAGCCTGGTGAGGTTTCAGAGGCATTTATTGAGTATTACAAGTTGCTGCTGGGTAGTGTGCAAGAATCTAGAACTCCAGTTATCAAGCAGGCCGGTTGTCCAAATTGGTCCA GTGTTAAGGCACCAGGACCTGATGGGTTTG ATGTTTTACATCATGGTAAACTGTTAAAGGAAGTGAATCACACAGTTGTAACTTTAATTCCTAAGACTAAGTGTCCAAGGAATGTAGGTGATTTCAGGCCAATTTCTTGCTGCAATACATTGTATAAGTGTATTACTAAAGTCCTGTGTGGTAGATTGAGACAAGTTCTTCCTGATCTTATTTTGGAGAATCAAGGTGGTTTTGTTCATGGTAGATATTCACAATATAAAGGTAGTGCAGGACCTAGTGAG TTTCTGAGAGAAATGATGGAATGCTTGGAGTTTCCAGTGCAGTTTGTTAATATAGTAATGGAATGTGTCACTACACCTATGTTTTCTTTGATGATCAATGGCTCAATGCATGGTTTTTTCAAATCCCAGAGAGGTTTGAGACAGGGTGATCCCATCTCCCCTCTTCTTTTTGTTATCTGCATGGAATATTTGTCAAGGATATTGCAGAAGATGAGTGCCTTATCACAGTTTCAGTTTCATCCTAGATGCAAGGAG TTGTTTTCTAACTCTTCTGGTTTGAAAGCCAATCATCAGAAACCATCCATATATTGTCATGGAATGTCTGATGGTGATGTTCAGAGGGTGGTGGATGCTTCTGGTTTTGTCAGAAGCACCTTACCATTTAAATATCTGGGAGTTCCCATCTGTTCCAAAAAGATTTCTGCAGCTCAGTGTGGGGTTTTGGTGGATAAGATGACTGCTAGGATTAAACTGTGGAGTTCTAGGAATCTTTCCTATACAGCTAGAATGCAGTTAGTTAATTCTGTCTTGCTTAGCTTGTATATGTACTGGACTCAGATATATGTGCTCCCAAAGAGTGTTCTTCAAGATATTGTGAAGATTTGCAGGGCTTTCCTTTGGAGTGGCCATGCTTACAGTAGTAAACCAAGCAGCATTGCCTGGGAAAGAATTTGTTGTGACAAGCAGAGTGGTGGATTGGGATTTAGAGATGTCCTGTTATGGAATATTGCTAGTATAGGAAAATATGTTTGGGCTTTGGCCACTAAACAGGACAATGTCTGGATTAAGTGGGTTACCTCGGTTTATCTAAAGGATGGGGAATGGTGGGATTATCAGCCTAACAATACAGCTAGCTGGTATTGGAAACAGGTATGCAGTACTAAAGAGAAGCTCAAAATGGTGTTTACTGAAGCAGAAATTGGTGCAATGTCTAAATATTCTGCGAAGCAAGTCTATAACAACCTGGCAGGCAATAGACCTAAGGTCCATTGGGACAGATTGGTGTGGAATAGGCTTAATACCCCAAAGCACAGGTTTATTTCTTGGCTAGCAATCCAATCCAGGTTGCAAACTACAGCTAAAATGGCTAAAATTGGTATCAGTAGCTCTGAAAGTTGTTTAATTTGTGGACAGAAGGATGAGGATCATCACCATCTTTTCTTTAATTGTTCTTACAGCAAGCAATGTTTGGTTGCAATGAAGGCATGGTTGGGAATCAACACTACTGCTGTTGATTTACATCAGTTATATAGAAGCATCAAGCATGGAAGACACTCTAAATTCAGGAAGCAGGTGTACTATGCAGCAATTGTGGCACTGGTGTACTTAATCTGGAGATGCAGGAACACTAGTCTATGGGATCAGTTGGTTCCTGCTGTTAAAGTTACAGTTGGTACGTTGAAGCAAACTGTGAAGAGTAGAATTCAAGCAATCTTGCCTAAATATGTAAACAGGAAAGACAATAGTTGGTTTGTGAGCTTATAA